Proteins from one Ananas comosus cultivar F153 linkage group 5, ASM154086v1, whole genome shotgun sequence genomic window:
- the LOC109710953 gene encoding uncharacterized protein LOC109710953 has protein sequence MESSAMARSLLSASRLAPPPPHHRDLVSLSLSANRARNRIAMSHPNPKSPASSKAPRSLVARCAVEATEAAESEVPIEKKFPAFPTVMDINQIREILPHRFPFLLVDRVIECNPGVSAVGIKNVTINDNFFPGHFPERPIMPGVLMVEAMAQVGGLVMLQPEVGGSRDNFFFAGIDKVRFRKPVIAGDILVMRMTLVKLQKRFGIAKMEGKAYVGGELVCEGEFLMATGTE, from the exons ATGGAATCCTCCGCCATGGCGCGATCGCTCCTTTCCGCCTCTCGtctcgctcctcctcctcctcatcatcGCGATCTcgtctccctctccctctccgcgaATCGAGCTCGGAATCGGATAGCCATGTCCCacccaaaccctaaatcccCCGCCTCGTCGAAGGCTCCGAGGAGTCTCGTCGCTCGTTGCGCCGTGGAAGCCACCGAGGCCGCGGAATCGGAGGTCCCGATCGAGAAGA AGTTCCCGGCATTTCCAACTGTCATGGACATCAATCAAATCCGTGAGATCCTCCCCCATAG GTTTCCATTTCTTCTAGTGGATAGAGTGATCGAGTGCAACCCTGGAGTTTCAGCTGTAGGAATAAAGAATGTGACAATAAATGATAACTTCTTCCCTGGGCATTTCCCGGAGCGCCCAATAATGCCTGGCGTTCTCATGGTCGAG GCCATGGCCCAGGTCGGGGGCCTAGTGATGCTGCAGCCCGAAGTGGGCGGATCCCGAGACAACTTCTTCTTCGCAGGCATCGACAAAGTCCGCTTCCGGAAGCCCGTGATTGCCGGCGACATCTTAGTCATGAGGATGACTCTGGTTAAGCTGCAAAAGAGATTCGGAATCGCAAAGATGGAAGGGAAGGCATATGTCGGTGGCGAGCTCGTTTGCGAGGGCGAGTTCCTTATGGCCACCGGAACTGAATAA
- the LOC109710952 gene encoding thaumatin-like protein, giving the protein MDRAPRVILLIAFLLCISPGAKRSEGARIFTMINYCKTTIWPAVTPGENFGGGGFALKAGQSIVFTAPVGWSGRIWARTGCDFDSAGNGSCQTGACGSSLKCGASGKPPATLAEFTLAALDFYDVSLVDGFNLPVTVTPVNAQQGGKNCSAAGCDRDLRTDCPAELAVREGGRTVACRSACDVFDTDQYCCRGVFGNAATCQPTFYSKKFKDACPTAYSYAYDDPSSIFTCAAADYIITFCGNRKQTVCTYHNNRLICSGTSRSSSNISTWIVLLISSLIGSWLWV; this is encoded by the exons ATGGATAGAGCTCCAAGAGTAATCTTATTGATAGCTTTCCTCTTATGCATCTCACCAG GTGCAAAACGGTCGGAGGGGGCGAGGATCTTCACGATGATAAACTACTGCAAGACGACGATCTGGCCGGCGGTGACGCCGGGCGAGAACTTCGGGGGCGGGGGGTTCGCGCTGAAGGCGGGGCAGTCGATCGTGTTCACGGCGCCCGTGGGGTGGTCAGGGCGGATCTGGGCGCGGACGGGCTGCGACTTCGACAGCGCCGGGAACGGCTCCTGCCAGACGGGCGCCTGCGGGTCGTCGCTCAAGTGCGGGGCGTCGGGCAAGCCGCCGGCCACGCTGGCGGAGTTCACGCTGGCGGCGCTCGATTTCTACGACGTCAGCCTCGTCGACGGCTTCAACCTGCCCGTGACGGTGACGCCCGTCAACGCGCAGCAGGGCGGCAAGAACTGCTCGGCCGCCGGCTGCGACAGGGACCTGAGGACGGACTGCCCGGCCGAGCTCGCCGTGAGGGAGGGCGGGCGGACGGTGGCGTGCCGCAGCGCGTGCGACGTGTTCGACACCGACCAGTACTGCTGCCGCGGCGTCTTCGGGAACGCCGCGACCTGCCAGCCCACGTTCTACTCCAAGAAGTTCAAGGACGCCTGCCCCACGGCCTACAGCTACGCCTACGACGACCCCTCCAGCATCTTCAcctgcgccgccgccgactACATCATCACCTTCTGCGGCAACAG GAAGCAAACAGTGTGCACATACCATAACAACAGGCTCATTTGCAGTGGCACAAGCAGATCTTCATCAAACATTTCTACATGGATTGTTCTACTCATCTCTAGCCTTATTGGCTCCTGGCTTTGGGTATAA